The Caulifigura coniformis genome includes a region encoding these proteins:
- a CDS encoding M20 family metallopeptidase — translation MEALDYARDLISFDSISPVSNCAVTDYVEEKLKRLGFETERLEFNDAAGVRKASVVGKRGEGSGGMAWFGHTDVVPADSWSIQEHGAFQPTVKGTRLYGRGSTDMKGPVGCMLAAAELWTNTRHAEPLYITCTADEEVGFGGARQVAAESQLFREMAEGNSRGIIGEPTSLEVVHAHKGVTGFIATARGRAAHSSTDKGLNANLAMIPFLVEMKRIHDEVNANTAWQNAEFSPPSLSWNIGINDHTRAVNITAPQSVCTVYFRPMPGMDTGPLVERARSAAEMNGLEFRVTVSGSPVYTPANSPLIRDALALAERGTSSTVAYATDGAMFGAMKQLCVLGPGDIAQAHTNDEWIELDQLRLGTGLYARMIEKWCIQGTGAHG, via the coding sequence ATGGAAGCCCTCGATTACGCCCGCGACCTGATTTCCTTCGATTCCATCAGCCCAGTTTCCAACTGCGCGGTCACGGACTACGTCGAAGAAAAGCTCAAACGGCTTGGATTTGAGACGGAACGTCTGGAATTCAACGACGCCGCCGGCGTCCGCAAGGCGAGCGTCGTCGGCAAACGGGGCGAGGGAAGCGGGGGAATGGCGTGGTTCGGCCACACGGATGTGGTTCCCGCCGACAGCTGGTCGATCCAGGAACATGGGGCGTTCCAGCCGACGGTGAAAGGGACGCGACTCTACGGGCGGGGAAGCACGGACATGAAGGGCCCGGTCGGCTGCATGCTCGCGGCGGCCGAATTGTGGACGAACACCAGGCATGCCGAGCCGCTGTACATCACGTGCACCGCGGATGAGGAAGTTGGTTTTGGCGGCGCCCGCCAGGTCGCCGCGGAATCGCAACTGTTCCGTGAGATGGCGGAAGGGAACTCGCGCGGCATTATCGGTGAACCGACGTCGCTGGAAGTCGTGCACGCCCATAAAGGGGTGACCGGATTCATCGCGACGGCGCGTGGCCGCGCGGCTCATTCCAGCACGGACAAGGGGCTCAACGCGAACCTCGCGATGATCCCGTTCCTCGTCGAGATGAAGCGGATTCACGATGAGGTGAACGCGAACACGGCGTGGCAGAACGCGGAGTTTTCGCCGCCAAGCCTGAGCTGGAACATCGGAATCAACGACCACACACGGGCCGTGAACATCACGGCCCCGCAATCGGTCTGCACCGTTTACTTCCGGCCGATGCCGGGCATGGACACGGGCCCGCTGGTGGAGCGGGCGCGGAGCGCTGCGGAGATGAATGGCCTGGAATTCCGGGTGACCGTTTCCGGTTCGCCGGTCTACACGCCGGCCAACTCGCCTCTGATCCGGGACGCTCTCGCGCTGGCGGAGCGTGGAACGAGTTCGACCGTGGCCTACGCGACCGACGGCGCGATGTTCGGAGCGATGAAGCAGTTGTGCGTCCTCGGCCCGGGTGACATCGCCCAGGCTCACACGAACGATGAATGGATCGAGCTGGACCAGCTTCGCCTGGGGACCGGCCTGTATGCGCGCATGATCGAAAAGTGGTGCATCCAGGGAACGGGCGCCCATGGATGA